From one Candidatus Methylomirabilis tolerans genomic stretch:
- a CDS encoding GAF domain-containing protein: MEMLSEKARLDHRIIGFSALYEVTKILSEQTDLVQGLTAILRVLSAFMGMTKGAVCFYDPTRRELRIKAAFGLTGEERRRNRYRVGEGITGKVMKLGLPMVVPDIGKEPHFLNKTRARQPLDLQGITFICVPIRIRGEVLGVLSVERPSHDMRASAEDDLRVLTIVASLIGHAVRLREEQARNLHALDDWKGLRELERELVMRALQEAGGIQVKAAARLGITPRQFAYKMKQYRIIKEFRIKD, encoded by the coding sequence ATGGAAATGCTCAGCGAAAAGGCACGTCTTGACCACAGGATAATCGGGTTCAGCGCCCTGTACGAAGTCACGAAGATCTTGAGCGAGCAGACCGACCTCGTACAGGGGCTCACCGCTATCCTTAGAGTCCTCAGCGCCTTCATGGGGATGACGAAGGGCGCCGTCTGCTTCTATGATCCCACACGTCGCGAACTTCGCATCAAGGCCGCATTCGGGTTGACCGGCGAGGAGCGACGCCGTAATCGGTATCGAGTCGGAGAAGGGATCACCGGAAAGGTGATGAAGCTGGGTCTCCCGATGGTGGTCCCCGATATCGGTAAGGAACCCCACTTCCTGAATAAAACCCGCGCACGCCAGCCCCTCGATCTTCAGGGCATCACCTTCATCTGCGTGCCGATCAGGATTCGCGGGGAGGTCCTGGGAGTGCTCAGCGTTGAGCGGCCATCCCATGATATGCGCGCCTCGGCGGAGGACGATCTGCGGGTACTGACGATTGTCGCATCCCTGATCGGGCACGCCGTCAGGCTTCGCGAGGAACAGGCGCGAAACCTTCACGCGCTGGACGATTGGAAGGGACTTCGTGAACTCGAACGGGAGCTGGTTATGCGCGCCTTACAGGAAGCCGGCGGCATCCAGGTCAAGGCCGCCGCGCGCCTTGGTATCACGCCACGGCAGTTCGCCTACAAGATGAAGCAGTATCGAATCATCAAGGAGTTTCGAATCAAAGACTGA